From the genome of Pseudomonas bubulae:
CGACTGTGCCACCCGTCTGGCCGAGCAACCGCTATTGGCCGGGCTCAAACACCTCAATCGACTCGAACAGGTCATTGCGCGCTCCGAATGGCAAGACCCGGCCTGTGCCGAGGGCTTGATGCGCGATACCTCGGGGCGGGTGATTGAAGGTGTGTTCAGCAATCTGTTTATTGTGCGTGACGGCGTTTTGCTGACTGCCGACCTGCGCCGCTGCGGTGTGGCTGGTGTGATGCGGGCTGCACTGCTGGCCGAGGCCGGGCGCCTGGGCATCCCTTGCCATGTTACCGATATCAGCCTTGCGCAGTTGCAACAGGCCGATGAACTCTTTCTCTGCAACAGCGTATATGGCATTTGGCCGGTGCGCGCTTTTGCAGACCTTAGCTGGCCGGTGGGGCCGCTGACCCGTAAACTGCAAGGTATTGCTCGCACCTTACTGGATGTCTGATTCGTGAAACGTAAAATCTTGGTGCTGCTGGAGACAGGTCTGGTGCTGGCGGGCTTGCTGCTGGGCGTCAGTGCCTGGAAGCTCAACTCGGCGCTCGACCAGCCGCTGAACCTGACGCAAGAGCAATTGCTCGATGTCCCGGCCGGCGCCACGCCGACTGGCACGTTCAATCGACTGGAAGCTGACGGTACCCTGCAAGACGCATTCTGGCTGCGTCTTTACTGGCGCTTTAACCTTGAAGGCCAGCCTTTGCACAGCGGCGAATATCGCATGACTCCGGGCATGACCGCCCAGGAGTTGATCGGTGTGTGGCAGCGTGGTGAGGTGGTGCAATACAGCCTGACCCTGGTTGAAGGCTGGAACTTTCGCCAGGTGCGTAGCGCCCTGGCCAAACACGAAAAAATCGAACAGACCCTCGACGGCCTGAGCGACAGCGAAGTCATGGCCAAACTCGGGCACGAAGGGGTATTCCCGGAAGGGCGGTTTTTCCCTGATACCTACCGTTTTGTGCGTGGGATGACCGATGCCCAGTTGCTGGAAAAGGCCTACGACCGTCTGGATAAAGTGCTGGCCCAGGAATGGGAACAGCGTGACCCGGGCGTACCCTATACAACGCCATACCAGGCGCTGATCATGGCTTCCCTGGTGGAAAAAGAAACCGGCGTGCCACAAGAGCGTGGGCAAATTGCCGGAGTATTTGTGCGTCGGATGAAAATCGGCATGCCACTGCAAACCGATCCTACGGTGATCTACGGTCTGGGTGAGCGATACAACGGCAAACTGACCCGCGCCCATTTGCGCGAGCCTACGCCGTACAACACCTACACCATTCCCGGTCTGCCGCCGACACCGATTGCCATGGTCGGGCGTGAGGCCATTTATGCCGCACTGCACCCGGCGGATGGCACCAGCCTGTACTTTGTGGCCAAGGGCGATGGCAGCCACACGTTTTCCGATGACCTGGATGCGCACAACTCTGCTGTGCGTGAATTCCAGATCAAACGTCGGGCCGATTATCGTTCGAGCCCTGCGCCGACCCCCGCTGCTGAACCGGCAAGCGCCCCGGTCGAGCCGCAAAGTCCGAAAGACACTGATTAAGGATTGCCGCTTGTGACTGGCTTGTTTATTACCTTGGAAGGCCCCGAAGGCGCGGGCAAAAGTACCAATCGCGAGTACCTGGCAGAGCGTTTGCGCGCCGCAGGCATCGACGTGGTGCTGACCCGCGAACCTGGCGGCACGCCGCTGGCCGAGCGCATCCGCGAGCTGTTGCTCACGCCCAGCGACGACGCTATGTGTGCCGATACCGAGCTGTTACTGGTGTTCGCTGCCCGCGCCCAGCATCTGGCCGAAGTCATTCGCCCGGCGCTGGCCCGTGGTGCAGTAGTGCTGTGTGATCGCTTTACCGACGCCACCTATGCCTATCAGGGCGGTGGCCGGGGCTTGCCCCGTGAGCGCATCGCAACCCTGGAGACCTTTGTTCAGGGGGCTCTGCGCCCGGATCTGACCCTGGTGTTCGATCTGCCCATCGAAGTCGGCATGGCCCGTGCCAGTGCCCGCGGTCGCCTCGACCGCTTTGAGCAGGAAGGCCGCACCTTCTTTGACGCCGTGCGCAGTACCTACCTTGAACGTGCCAGGCTTGAGCCCGGGCGCTACCGCCTGATCGATGCCGCACAAACCCTGGAGCAGGTGCAGGGCCAGCTCGACGCCCTGTTGCCGCAATTGCTGGGCATGCACCGTGGCTGAGGCTTATCCGTGGCAAGACGGCCTGTGGCAGCAGATGGCCGGGCGCGCACAGCACGCTCATGCCTACCTGCTGCACGGCCCGGCGGGCATCGGTAAGCGGGCGCTGGCCGAGCGGCTGATGGCCAGCCTGCTGTGCAAACAGCCGGTCGGGCTTGAGGCTTGCGGTACGTGCAAGTCCTGTTCGTTGCTGGCGGCGGGCAGTCACCCCGACAACTACATTCTTGAGCCTGAAGAGGCTGACAAGGCGATCAAGGTTGACCAGGTGCGTGATCTGGTCAGTTTTGTGGTGCAGACCGCCCAGTTGGGCGGGCGCAAGGTGGTGCTGGTCGAGCCGGTGGAGGCGATGAACATCAACGCCGCCAACGCCTTGCTCAAAAGCCTTGAAGAGCCCTCGGGCAACACTGTCTTGCTGTTGGTCAGTCATCAGTCCAGCCGGTTGCTGCCGACCATTCGCAGCCGCTGTGTGCAGCAGGCCTGCCCGTTGCCAAGTGAAGCGCTGAGCCTTGAATGGCTGGCCCATGCGCTGCCCGATATCCCTGAGGCCGAGCGGGTCGAATTACTGACTCTGGCAGCCGGTTCCCCCCTGGTGGCCGTCAAGCTGCAGGCCCAGGGTGTGCGCGAGCAGCGTGCGGCGGTGGTTGAGGGGGTTAAAAAACTGCTCAAGCGCGAGTTGTCGGCCAGTCAGTTGGCTGAAAGCTGGAAAGCCATCCCGCTGCTGTTGCTGTTTGACTGGTTTTGCGACTGGTCGAACCTGATCCTGCGCTATCAACTGACTCAGGACGAGGACGGTCTCGGGCTGGAGGACATGCGCAAAGTGCTGCAGTACCTGGCGCAGAAGACTGCGCAGGACAAAGTCCTGACTATTCAGGACTGGATTCTTGCCCAGCGCCAGAAGGTCTTGAGCAAGGCCAACCTCAACCGTGATCTGTTGCTTGAAGCGTTGCTGGTGCAGTGGGCAGGCCTGCCCGGCCAGCGCTGATCTGACTGAATTGATAAACAGGTAATTTTTTGTATGCTGGTTGACTCCCATTGCCATCTCGATCGTCTTGATCTGAGCGCCCATGACGGCTCGCTGGATGCCGCCCTTGAGGCTGCGCGCCAACGTGGTGTCGGGCATTTTCTATGCATTGGCGTAAGCGCCGACAACGCGGCCGATGTCAAAGCCCTGACTGAGCGCTATGCCGATGTGGACTGCTCGGTGGGCGTCCACCCGCTGGACGTACAACCCGGTGCCGCACCGGCGCTTGACTGGCTGCTGGGCGAGTTGAATCACCCACGGGTGGTGGCCATTGGTGAAACTGGTCTGGACTACCACTACGAGCCTGAAGCAGCCGATTTGCAGCAACTGTCGTTCAGGGTTCACCTGGAGGCGGCACAGCAGACCGGCAAGCCGGTGGTGATCCACACCCGCGGTGCCCGCGCCGATACCCTGGCCATGTTGCGTGAGGCAGCGTTGCCGCAGGCCGGTGTGCTGCATTGCTTTACCGAAGACTGGGATATGGCCAAGGCGGCGCTGGACATGGGTTACTACATCTCGCTGTCGGGGATTGTGACCTTTCGCAATGCTGATGCCCTGCGCGATGTGGCCCGTCAGGTGCCTGCCGACCGGCTGCTGGTCGAGACCGACTCGCCTTACCTCGCCCCGATCCCCCATCGTGGCAAGCCAAACCTGCCGCAATACGTGCGTGAAGTGGCTGAGTTTTTGGCGATGTTGCGCGGTGAGTCCTACGAACGCTTTGCAGAGCAAACCACCGAAAACTTCAAGCGCCTGTTCCCGCTGGCACGGGTCAGATGATTGCGTGGCTTTGAGGGGGCGGGGTTGCTCGCGATGGGATCGCTGCGGTGTGTCTGCTAAACCGAGTTGCCTGTGTCGCGAGCAAGCCCGTTCCTACAGGTTTGGCGTTTAACTGAACAGCAGGCAAAAAAAACCCGGGCTCTGGGGAATCCGGGTTAAGACCATTAGGAGTAAAACAAAGGCACACATTCCATTGCGGCCAATATCGGCGCAGCACTTTGGGGGGGATGTCACGCCGACATGATAAGTATTGGTCAGCTTTGTCGAACGTCCAGCCGTAGCTGATCGTTTTTTAAACAGATTTGGAATACCCCAGCTTCGCTTGAGTGCTCATCTAATCGTGGGTAAATCGTTTGAACCCATCGATATGCAGGATGATCCGTGCAATTTAGCGTGACTAATGCATAATACTCCGCTTCGATTTTGACCCGAACAGACCTTTTCTTATGCACAAAGAACCCCGTAAGGTCCGTGAGTTTCGTCGCCGTGAGCAAGAAATTCTCGATACCGCGCTCAAGCTGTTCCTCGACCTGGGTGAAGACAGTGTCACCGTCGAGATGATCGCTGATGCCGTGGGTATCGGCAAAGGCACGATCTACAAGCACTTCAAGTCCAAGGCCGAAATCTACCTGCGCCTGATGCTCGATTACGAGCGCGATTTGAACGAGCTGCTGCATTCCGCCGATGTGGATAAAGACAAGGAGGCGCTGTCCCGTGCCTACTTTGAGTTCCGCATGCGCGACCCGCAGCGCTACCGATTGTTTGATCGCCTTGAAGAGAAGGTGGTCAAGGGCAATCAGGTGCCTGAACTGGTCGAAGAGCTGCACAAGATCCGCGCTTCCAACTTTGAGCGCCTGACCCTGCTGATCAAGGGCCGCATCAGCGAAGGCAAGCTCGAAGACGTGCCGCCTTACTTCCATTATTGCGCGGCCTGGGCCCTGGTGCATGGTGCGGTGGCGCTGTATCACTCGCCGTTCTGGAGCAATGTGCTGGAAGATCAGGAGGGCTTTTTCCAGTTCCTGATGGACATCGGCGTGCGCATGGGCAACAAGCGCAAGCGTGACACCGACACCCCGGCAGTCGAGTAACCACAGCCTGTATTTGCCTTCATGGCTTATGGCCTTGAGGCTTATACTCAGGCTTGGGTCTTGCCAAAACCTGATTTATGAGTCAGGTTTTGCAGCGACCCATTTCCCCCGCGCCGGAGTCATTCATGATCGTTGATCGCCAAGGCAGACGTTTTCGCAATTTGCGGATCAGCCTGACTTCAGCCTGCAACTATGCCTGCACTTACTGTGTGCCCAACGGTAAACGGCTGGTGGCGGCACAGGATGAGCTGTCGGCCGAAGCCATGGTGCGTGGTGTGGCCTATCTGATCGAAGCTGCAGGCATCGAGCGCTTGCGCATCACCGGCGGTGAGCCGCTGATCAGCCCCAAGCTCGACACCTTTATGCGTGATGTCGGCCGGCTCGGCCTGGGTGATATCAGCCTGACTACAAATGGCCAATTGCTTGCGCGCAAACTGCCGTTGCTGCTGGACGCGGGCATCGCTCGCATCAACGTCTCCCTCGATACCCTTGACCCAGAAGCATTCCGCCGCATTGCCCGGGGCGGAGACCTGGCAACGGTGCTCGATGGCATGCAACAGGCGCGTGAGGCCGGGATCAAAATCAAGGTCAATATGGTGCCGCTGCGCGGGCAGAACCTGGATCAGGTCATGCCGCTGCTGGAGTACTGCCTTGAGCGTGGTTACGAGCTGCGTTTTATCGAGCTTATGCGCATGGGGCACCTGGCCAGTGATGGCAATGCTTTCCTGCAGCAGTTCGTCAGCCTGCAGCAGTTGTTGGCGCTGATTGGCGAGCATCATGAATACCTGCAGGCTGATGCGCCCATCGACGCCACGGCGGTGCGTTACCAGATTCCCGGGCACGGGTATTTCGGCGTGATTGCCAACGAAAGCGTGCCGTTTTGCCGGACCTGCTCGCGGTTGCGGTTGTCGTCCACGGGGTGGCTGCATGGTTGCCTGTCATCGAGCAATCGCCACTATGTGGGTGATCTGCTGAACAAGCCGCGCCACGAGGCATTGCCAGCGCTGCAAGGTTTATTGATGAAAGCCCTGGGCGACAAACAGGACGTGGCTTTCTCGGGCGGCGCTACGGTGATGAAAATCATCGGCGGCTAACAATCTGTGTGGGAGCGTGCTTGCCTGCGATGCTGGCAAACCGGTCTTGCTGATACTCCGAGTTGATGCCAAAGCGGGTAAGCCCGCTCCCACAGGGGAGGAGGGTGTTGGCGCGTAATCTGCATCTCGGGGCTATTCGCCGGTTTTTTGTCATCGGCTTTCGGGAGAGCGGGATGCGTGGTCTGATTGTGTTGCTGGCTTTTTTGGCGCTGGGCGGCTGCATGAGCGTCAGTGATCTGGGCGAGGGCGCGCGCTATCAAATGAGCGACGCCGGTTTGCTCGATCACAGCAATACACGTCGCAGCAATTCGCTGCGCATTCAGCCTGATTCCTTTATTTATATCGCCCAGGGGCCTTTTGCACCGATCGGCGATCCGTATGTGCGGCCCAATATCGTTGCCGAAGAAGCTTTCAACGGTTTTGTCGAATACTTCCCCATGGTGCGCCGGGCCAAGGAGCCGGTGGGGCTCGATCAGGCCATGACCGAAGCGCGTAATTTTGGCGCCCACTACCTGTTGTACACCCGCTTTGCCCGGGCCGATGACCGCATCGGCAACAGCGACGAATGGCTCGATCAGGAAGAAATCAGCCGCCTGGGCATCGACAGTGGGGTGATTCAGGTGATGCTGATCGAAACCAGTACCCAGTACTTGATTGACACTGCCACCATTCGCAGCCGTGGCGGTTTGCTGACGTTCCATGACAACAAGCCCGCCGACCTGATCGGCCCGCCGCTCGCCAAGTACGCCCGCAGCTTGATAGGCTTGAGCGATCAATAAGTCGAGGAGAGCACCATGAGCGAGCCGGTAGACGTCAGCAATTTGCTGGCGCAAATCCCCAGGGCCGACAAGGGGCTGCCGCCCGTTCATTTGTGGGATACCGCCTTTTGCGGGGACATCGATATGCGTATCGCCCGTGATGGCATCTGGTATTACATGGGTACGCCGATCGGTCGCAAGCCAATGGTCAAATTGTTCTCGACCATCATTCGTCGCGATGGTGATGAATATTTTTTGATCACACCGGTCGAAAAGGTCGGCATCAAAGTGGATGACGCGCCTTTTGTAGCGGTCGCTCTGGACGTGGAAGGGGTGGGGGAGCAGCAAGTGCTGCGCTTTACCACCAATGTCGATGAGTCGGTCAGCGCTGGCAGCGAGCACCCGCTGCGCTTCGTCATTAACCCCGAGACCCAGGAGCCTGCGCCTTACCTGCATGTACGGCGTAACCTTGAAGCGCTGATCCACCGCAATGTGTTCTATCAGTTGATAGAACTGGCGGTGGTTGCTGAAATCGATGGGCAAAACTGGCTGGGCGTGTGGAGCGCTGGCGAGTTTTTCCCGATAGGGCTTGAGCCCTAGACCCAGTGATTGTGGGAGCGGGAAACCCGCTCCCACAAAGACGCATTTAGGCCTTCAGCGTTTTCATATCGATCACAAAGCGGTATTTCACATCGCCTTTCACCACGCGCTCAAAGGCTTCGTTGATGTTTTTGATGTCGAGCATTTCGATATCGCAGGTAATCCCGTGCTCGGCGCTGAAATCGAGCATTTCCTGGGTTTCGGCAATGCCGCCGATCAGCGAGCCGGCCAGTACGCGCCGCTTGAACACCAGGTTGAAGGCGTTCAGTGCTGGCTCGACCGGCTCGATCAGGCCCACCAGAATGTGTACGCCGTCAAAGGTCAGGGTTTCGAGGTACGGGTTCAGGTCGTGCGGCACCGGAATGGTGTCCAGCAGGAAGTCGAAGTGCCCGGCAGCGGCTTTCATCTGTTCGGCATCGGTGGACACGATCACATGGTCGGCGCCCTGGCGACGCGCTTCTTCAGCCTTGGCTTCGGAGCGGGTGAACAGGGTCACTTCAGCGCCCAGAGCCTTGGCGAACTTGATGCCCATGTGGCCCAGGCCGCCCATACCCAGAATACCGACCTTGTCGCCCGCTTCCACGCCGTAGTGAACCAGAGGCGAGTAGGTGGTGATGCCGGCGCACAGCAGGGGTGCGGCGCTGGCCGGGTCGAGATTTTTCGGAATGCTCAGTACGAAGTGTTCGCTGACAACCATCTTGTCCGAGTAACCGCCCATGGTCAGGGTGCCGTCGATGCGGTCCGGGCTGGCGTAGGTTTGGGTCATGCCTTCCAGGCAGTATTGCTCCAGGTCTTCCTGGCAGGCCGAGCAGGTGCGGCACGAATCAACCATGCAGCCCACGCCGACCAGATCGCCGACCTTGTGTTTGGTAACTTTGTCGCCAACGGCGGTGACCTTGCCGATGATTTCATGGCCCGGCATCAGCGGGTAAGTCGCGAAGCCCCAGTCATTGCGCGCCTGGTGGATGTCGGAGTGACAGACACCGCAATACAGCACTTCGATCGAGACGTCGTCCGGTCGCGGTGCGCGACGGTTGAACGGCATGGGCGCCAGTGGGGCCTTGGCATTCTGGGCGGCATAACCGATAGCGTTATAAGTAACAGTGGACATGAGAACCTCGCGAAACGTTGACTGTGAACAGGGCGCAATTTTGCGCTTACATGCCTTTCAGGACTATGACGATTCCTCCGCCTGTCATGCCTAATACTCCGGATTGACGGGGTGGCTGCCATTTTATTGACCAATTCTGCGAAGATGCGGCTGTCTATTCCTCCTGCGAACCTTTCTCCATGCTTTTGACCCGTCACCGTGACGAGAACGCCGCTCTGGTGTCTCTGATCGAACCGCTGGCGACACAAACCGGTTTTGTGTCGACCTTGTTGCCCGAAGTCCGGGTGGTTTCTGCCTGCCGGGTAGTAGCCCGAATGCCGCAGATTTATGAGCCTAGCCTAATGGTGATTGCTCAAGGCAGTAAGTTGGCCTATCTGGGCCAGCGCACCCTGGAATACGGTGCCGGACATTATCTGGTGCAGGCGCTGGCGGTGCCTTTTGAGTGTGAAACCTTCGCTTCGGAAGAAATGCCATTGCTGGGTGTTGCTATCAGCATCGACCGAGCGGTACTGGGCGAGTTGGTACTGGCCATGGGCCTGGCCCCTGACCGCAGTGCAGTTGCCCAAACTCCGGAGTCGATGACCTCGGCGGTGCTGGATGACGATATGCGCCAGGCGGTCGAGCGCCTGTTGCGTTGCCTGCACGACCCTCTGGAGTGCCGGATCATGGGGCAGGCGAGGTTGCGCGAGGTGCTGTTCGCGGCCTTGCGGGGGCCGCAGGCGGGTGTGTTGCGGGCTTTGGTTGAGCAGCAAGGGCAGTTTGCCCGGGTGGCGGCGTCATTGAGCTACTTGCATGAACACTTCGCACAGCCGCTGAATGTCGAGACATTGGCCCGTTGCGCGAATATGAGCGCGTCGACCTTTCATGAGCATTTCAAGCGCAGCACCTTGTTGTCGCCGGTGCAGTATCTCAAGCGGTTGCGGCTGTTGCGGGCGCAGCAGTTGCTATTGAGTGAGGGGCTGGGGGTGGCGCAGGTGGCGGAGCGGGTGGGCTATCAGAGTACGTCGCAGTTCAGTCGGGAGTACAAGCGCTACTTCGAACGCAGCCCCGGTCATGAAGGGGTGGGGTGCTAGCCAGCCGGTGTGACGGGCGTGGTGTGGGAGCGGGCTTGCTCGCGATGCGCACAGCGCAGTCTGTCAGGCAAACCTGGGCGATCCCATCGCGAGCAAGCCCGCTCCCACAAATCCGGGGGCAATAAAAAAGGCCCCCGAAGGAGCCTTTTTTAGACTTACATGTTCGGGTAAGTCGGCCCGCCGCCACCTTCCGGGGTTACCCAGGTGATGTTCTGTGACGGGTCCTTGATGTCACAGGTTTTGCAGTGCACGCAGTTTTGCGAGTTGATCTGGAAGCGCTTCTCGCCGCTTTCCTGGGTGATCACTTCGTACACACCCGCCGGGCAATAACGCTGAGCAGGCTCGTCGTAGAGCGGCAGGTTGACGCTGATCGGGATGCTCGCGTCGCGCAGCTTGAGGTGGCAAGGCTGCTCTTCTTCGTGGTTGGTGCTGGAGATGAATACCGAGCTGAGCTTGTCGAAGCTGAGTTTGCCGTCCGGCTTCGGGTAGTCGATCTTTTTGCAGTCCTTGGCCTGTTTGAGGCAGGCGTAGTCAGGCTTGGTGTCGTGCAGGGTGAACGGCAGTTTGCCGCCGAAGATGTTCTGATCAAGCCAGTTGAAACCACCGCCCACGATAGGGCCGAACTTGTGCAGTGCCGGACCGAAGTTGCGGCTGGCGAACAGTTCGTCGAACAGCCAGCTGGCCTTGAAGGCCTCAACGTAGGTGTTCAGTGCATCACCGCCTTCGGAGTCGGCGAGCAACGAGTCAGCCACGGCCTCAGCTGCGAGCATGCCGGACTTCATCGCGGTGTGGCTGCCTTTGATCTTGGAGAAGTTCAGGGTGCCCAGATCGCAACCGATCAATGCGCCGCCGTTGAAGATCATTTTCGGCAGCGAGTTCAGGCCGCCTTTGCAGATGGCGCGAGCGCCATAGCTGATACGTTTGCCGCCTTCCAGGTACTGCTTGAGCACCGGGTGATGCTTGAGGCGCTGGAATTCGTCGAATGGCGACAGGAAGGTGTTGCTGTAGGACAGATCAACGATCAGGCCAACTACTACCTGGTTGTTTTCCAGGTGATACAGGAAAGAACCGCCGGTGTTTTCGCTGCTGATAATGTCCAGCGGCCAGCCTGCAGTGTGCACCACCAGGCCTGGCTGGTGTTTGGCCGGGTCGATTTCCCAGATTTCTTTCAGGCCGATACCGTAGTGTTGGGCATCTGCGTCGCTGTCGAGCTTGAAGCGTTCGATCAGTTGCTTGCCCAGGTGACCGCGGCAGCCTTCGGCGAACAGGGTGTACTTGCCACGCAGTTCCATGCCCGGGGTGTACAGGCCTTCCTTGGGGTTGCCTTCGCGGTCAACGCCCAGGTCGCCGGTGATGATCCCGCGAACCACATTGTTTTCGTCGAATAGCACTTCTTGAGCAGCGAAGCCCGGGTAGATTTCTACACCCAGGTTTTCGGCCTGCTGTGCCAGCCAGCGGCACAGGTTGCCCAGGGAGATGATGTAGTTGCCTTCGTTGTGCATGGTTTTCGGCACAAACAGGTCTGGCACCTTGGTCGCGGTGCTGTCGCTGCGCAGTACATAAATATCGTCGCGGGTAACGGGAGTGTTGAGCGGAGCGCCGAGCTCTTTCCAGTCCGGGAACAACTCGTTCAGGGCGCGAGGTTCAAAGACCGCACCGGACAGGATATGAGCACCGACTTCGGAGCCTTTTTCAACCACGCAGACGCTGATTTCTTTACCGGCTTCGGCGGCCTTCTGCTTCAGGCGGCAGGCGGCGGACAAACCGGCAGGGCCGGCGCCGACGATGACCACGTCGAATTCCATGTATTCGCGTTCCACAGGTTCTCTCCTACTCAAGGCTCAACGGTATTTTTCTAATTGGAGGTTTGGCGTTTCATCCATTATTCCCTCGACGCAGGCCAAGGACGCAATGGATGAGGCGCCGCTCTCTCTATGAGGTCGGGCATTATATCTACACCACTGGCAGGGTCCAATACAAACGTTTGTTTGAATTCACTGCAACCCAGACAAATCAAAGACGCGCGGCTTAAAACTGGCC
Proteins encoded in this window:
- the pabC gene encoding aminodeoxychorismate lyase, encoding MQSWVDGQPASALASLKDRGLAYGDGLFETIAVKAGTPLLLELHLQRLAQGCSRLAIVADQSLIRSELLAYAHAMGEGVLKLILTRGDSQRGYGISPGAMPRRILQASPAAAWPEANALHGITLFDCATRLAEQPLLAGLKHLNRLEQVIARSEWQDPACAEGLMRDTSGRVIEGVFSNLFIVRDGVLLTADLRRCGVAGVMRAALLAEAGRLGIPCHVTDISLAQLQQADELFLCNSVYGIWPVRAFADLSWPVGPLTRKLQGIARTLLDV
- the mltG gene encoding endolytic transglycosylase MltG — protein: MKRKILVLLETGLVLAGLLLGVSAWKLNSALDQPLNLTQEQLLDVPAGATPTGTFNRLEADGTLQDAFWLRLYWRFNLEGQPLHSGEYRMTPGMTAQELIGVWQRGEVVQYSLTLVEGWNFRQVRSALAKHEKIEQTLDGLSDSEVMAKLGHEGVFPEGRFFPDTYRFVRGMTDAQLLEKAYDRLDKVLAQEWEQRDPGVPYTTPYQALIMASLVEKETGVPQERGQIAGVFVRRMKIGMPLQTDPTVIYGLGERYNGKLTRAHLREPTPYNTYTIPGLPPTPIAMVGREAIYAALHPADGTSLYFVAKGDGSHTFSDDLDAHNSAVREFQIKRRADYRSSPAPTPAAEPASAPVEPQSPKDTD
- the tmk gene encoding dTMP kinase, whose amino-acid sequence is MTGLFITLEGPEGAGKSTNREYLAERLRAAGIDVVLTREPGGTPLAERIRELLLTPSDDAMCADTELLLVFAARAQHLAEVIRPALARGAVVLCDRFTDATYAYQGGGRGLPRERIATLETFVQGALRPDLTLVFDLPIEVGMARASARGRLDRFEQEGRTFFDAVRSTYLERARLEPGRYRLIDAAQTLEQVQGQLDALLPQLLGMHRG
- a CDS encoding DNA polymerase III subunit delta', encoding MAEAYPWQDGLWQQMAGRAQHAHAYLLHGPAGIGKRALAERLMASLLCKQPVGLEACGTCKSCSLLAAGSHPDNYILEPEEADKAIKVDQVRDLVSFVVQTAQLGGRKVVLVEPVEAMNINAANALLKSLEEPSGNTVLLLVSHQSSRLLPTIRSRCVQQACPLPSEALSLEWLAHALPDIPEAERVELLTLAAGSPLVAVKLQAQGVREQRAAVVEGVKKLLKRELSASQLAESWKAIPLLLLFDWFCDWSNLILRYQLTQDEDGLGLEDMRKVLQYLAQKTAQDKVLTIQDWILAQRQKVLSKANLNRDLLLEALLVQWAGLPGQR
- a CDS encoding TatD family hydrolase, with protein sequence MLVDSHCHLDRLDLSAHDGSLDAALEAARQRGVGHFLCIGVSADNAADVKALTERYADVDCSVGVHPLDVQPGAAPALDWLLGELNHPRVVAIGETGLDYHYEPEAADLQQLSFRVHLEAAQQTGKPVVIHTRGARADTLAMLREAALPQAGVLHCFTEDWDMAKAALDMGYYISLSGIVTFRNADALRDVARQVPADRLLVETDSPYLAPIPHRGKPNLPQYVREVAEFLAMLRGESYERFAEQTTENFKRLFPLARVR
- a CDS encoding TetR/AcrR family transcriptional regulator; this encodes MHKEPRKVREFRRREQEILDTALKLFLDLGEDSVTVEMIADAVGIGKGTIYKHFKSKAEIYLRLMLDYERDLNELLHSADVDKDKEALSRAYFEFRMRDPQRYRLFDRLEEKVVKGNQVPELVEELHKIRASNFERLTLLIKGRISEGKLEDVPPYFHYCAAWALVHGAVALYHSPFWSNVLEDQEGFFQFLMDIGVRMGNKRKRDTDTPAVE
- a CDS encoding GTP 3',8-cyclase MoaA; amino-acid sequence: MIVDRQGRRFRNLRISLTSACNYACTYCVPNGKRLVAAQDELSAEAMVRGVAYLIEAAGIERLRITGGEPLISPKLDTFMRDVGRLGLGDISLTTNGQLLARKLPLLLDAGIARINVSLDTLDPEAFRRIARGGDLATVLDGMQQAREAGIKIKVNMVPLRGQNLDQVMPLLEYCLERGYELRFIELMRMGHLASDGNAFLQQFVSLQQLLALIGEHHEYLQADAPIDATAVRYQIPGHGYFGVIANESVPFCRTCSRLRLSSTGWLHGCLSSSNRHYVGDLLNKPRHEALPALQGLLMKALGDKQDVAFSGGATVMKIIGG
- a CDS encoding DUF4823 domain-containing protein; the encoded protein is MRGLIVLLAFLALGGCMSVSDLGEGARYQMSDAGLLDHSNTRRSNSLRIQPDSFIYIAQGPFAPIGDPYVRPNIVAEEAFNGFVEYFPMVRRAKEPVGLDQAMTEARNFGAHYLLYTRFARADDRIGNSDEWLDQEEISRLGIDSGVIQVMLIETSTQYLIDTATIRSRGGLLTFHDNKPADLIGPPLAKYARSLIGLSDQ
- a CDS encoding DUF1285 domain-containing protein, with amino-acid sequence MSEPVDVSNLLAQIPRADKGLPPVHLWDTAFCGDIDMRIARDGIWYYMGTPIGRKPMVKLFSTIIRRDGDEYFLITPVEKVGIKVDDAPFVAVALDVEGVGEQQVLRFTTNVDESVSAGSEHPLRFVINPETQEPAPYLHVRRNLEALIHRNVFYQLIELAVVAEIDGQNWLGVWSAGEFFPIGLEP
- a CDS encoding NAD(P)-dependent alcohol dehydrogenase, whose amino-acid sequence is MSTVTYNAIGYAAQNAKAPLAPMPFNRRAPRPDDVSIEVLYCGVCHSDIHQARNDWGFATYPLMPGHEIIGKVTAVGDKVTKHKVGDLVGVGCMVDSCRTCSACQEDLEQYCLEGMTQTYASPDRIDGTLTMGGYSDKMVVSEHFVLSIPKNLDPASAAPLLCAGITTYSPLVHYGVEAGDKVGILGMGGLGHMGIKFAKALGAEVTLFTRSEAKAEEARRQGADHVIVSTDAEQMKAAAGHFDFLLDTIPVPHDLNPYLETLTFDGVHILVGLIEPVEPALNAFNLVFKRRVLAGSLIGGIAETQEMLDFSAEHGITCDIEMLDIKNINEAFERVVKGDVKYRFVIDMKTLKA
- a CDS encoding AraC family transcriptional regulator encodes the protein MLLTRHRDENAALVSLIEPLATQTGFVSTLLPEVRVVSACRVVARMPQIYEPSLMVIAQGSKLAYLGQRTLEYGAGHYLVQALAVPFECETFASEEMPLLGVAISIDRAVLGELVLAMGLAPDRSAVAQTPESMTSAVLDDDMRQAVERLLRCLHDPLECRIMGQARLREVLFAALRGPQAGVLRALVEQQGQFARVAASLSYLHEHFAQPLNVETLARCANMSASTFHEHFKRSTLLSPVQYLKRLRLLRAQQLLLSEGLGVAQVAERVGYQSTSQFSREYKRYFERSPGHEGVGC